DNA from Meles meles chromosome Y, mMelMel3.1 paternal haplotype, whole genome shotgun sequence:
TTATCTCTGTAGGCACATCATCACAGGTACTTTATACAAACTTCGCCCACAAAAAATTTGTGTCATTTGATCTTTGCAGCAAGTTCTCTAAAAAATGACAGATTCTTTTGAATGTACATTActaaaaaaatgttcagtgacAGAGAAGACACTAAACACCTAACTAAATAAGGGtgcctttatttatttcaaagaataaTTCATCTTTATACTTCCTCTTAAGAGCAATGAAGTTAGCAAATGGGGGCGGCCATGCTGTACACAAATGACAATTACCAGTGAAACTAACtctattaatatttaatactGAAATATGATTCATTCAATCATTTTAAATAGAAGTAGTAATTCAAAACACAATGAACtacatttcatttgattttaacTTACATTGCAGTGATCCTTGAACAACAGAggttgaactgtgtgggtccacttataaagagatttttcttttaatcaataCAATATAGtaccatattttttcttctttatgactttttaaatcaCACTTTTTGTCtcacttattttattaaaaatgcagtatataatacatataacatacaaaatatattaactGTTATTGGTCAGTGTTCTGGTCAACAGAGAATCAATAGTGAAATATGAAGGAAGTTGAAAGTTATGTCAATTTTTTTACTACACCGTGGGTCAGTGCCCCACTACCCTAcattgtttaagggtcaactgcATTTAACATTGCTTTATCAAGTGTTTTTCCTGAAACAAGAATGAGCTGCATCAAAACATAAATACAAGTATCCCCACTTGtcaaaagttttcattttgccactttgtttttacaaaagacctacatTAATATTTGTTTACTAACTAAAACAAATCCAAAGCAGAGTTTTGCTTTTAAGAAAACaggtaaaaagcaaaaatagcacTCAGGACATTTTGTAGCAAGCCCTTATAGAAGCAAACACATATTTCAAGCAGTGACGGTGCAACTGTCAAGATCATTTCTGGGAACTATACTCAGCATCTCAGCCTCCAGGTGAGTTATGAACTATGTCTGTCAGCATCTGTGGTTCAGCTTGATTTATTTGGGGCATTTGTTAGCAAAACATATCTAAAGTGTCAGAAAAGCCTAACAGAGGTTATTTGTTTTGATCTGAGTATACTCAAAAAGTTTTCCatataggggcacttgggtggctgtcagttgagtgtctgccttcaactcaggtcatgatcccagaattctgtgAATAAGTCCTGCATCTgactccttgctctgcagggatcctgttcttccctctgtctgccccacttcctgcttgctcagtctctctctctctatctctatctctgacaaataaataaataaaatccttaaaaaataaataaataaaatccttaaaaaaataaataaataaaatccttaaaaaaaaaaaaaaaaagccacggcatcttggtggctcagtaggttaagcctctgcctccagtctAGGTCCtggtcagggtcctgagatggagccccacatcgggctctctgcttggcagggagcctgcttcccttcctctctctgcctgcctctctgcctacttgtgatctctgcctgccaaataaataaataaatctaaaaaaaaagttttcctgatAAATTGATAATTGCTTGTGTGCACTATACTACTTTGGCATTTGAAAGATTTCAGAGGAACACTCTACTTTTGGATAGTGGGGGAAAACTAAATATATAGTTTTCCAATTTATAAAGAGAAACGTAGTCCAGCTATAACTTCAAGAATaatgtggtattttattttaattataattaaagtaTTGACTATTTCATTATTAGCGCTGTAACGTACATATTTAAATTAAACGTTAACAGACAACCATTACAATTTATAAATGTACGGTGCCACTACTGAGTAAATGGATTCTTCCATGACTGATGTGTCCCTTCTCCCACCCACTAACAAAACAGCAATATGGTTAGTTTAATTTTATGAGTAGATGATCCATTGCTGCAAATGCTaattctcttctccaccaggtgtttttctgtgtgtgtgtgagttagTTAGATCACACAGGCAACCTCTCTAAATGGTCAACAGCAAGACAACTAGGCTTGGGCTTTCGGTGCAGACTGACCATGTCCGTCTGGATCAGGTGATCTGACCTATCCTCAGTAGCCAGCACTCTTCGAACCGCTTCCTCAAAGGCCGCTGCGACATTTGTGGCATCTTTTGCGCTTGTTTCAAAGTAAGGATAGTCGCCGTTGTCCCTGCACCAGGCTTGGGCTTCTTCTGTAGACACTTGACGTTCACTTATGTCGATCTTGTTGCCTAAAATCACGAAAGGAAAGCTTTCGGGCTCTTTCACATCTGCGTAATATATGAACTCTTTCTTCCAGTTACTCAAGTTCTGGAAGCTCTGAGAATCATCGACACTGAAAGTGAGCAGGCAACAGTCAGAACCTCTGTAAAATGGCGTCCTCAGGCTTCTGAATCGCTCTTGACCGGCTGTGTCCCAAATCTGCATAGTAACAAAATGTCCGTCCACCtccaaatctttatttaaaaattccacaCCTATTGTATGGAAGAGCTGGGTATCAAACTTATTGGTCACATACCTGTTCATTCCAGAGCTCTTCCCAACTCCACCATCTCCAAGGAGAAttactttaaaaagcaaagattttCCCGCCATTATTAATCTCAAGGTTTTGACTTTAGAGCcctgtaaaataaaaagatacccaTTATGTTCATCTACTGACATTATTCTGTGAATGTAAGAATTCAAATCAATATACGTAGCCCAATTTATTTCTGAATAAGAAATACCTGTAAAACCTGTCAGTTACTCATCACTGTCTTAGCTGCTACAATCTTACCATAACTCCCTAAAAGAACTAATGAGGGattattcttctccttccttaGATCACAGTTTACTGTGaagctaatttttaaattcaagtgtAACCCCAAATACTTTGCTTTTTGTTAGGTCCttaatcaaaggaatgagactgatacaaagcaaaagtcaagcaaagctttatttcgtgccaagcatcaggaatcattcagggctgcctcttacagagaggacAACCATCCCCAGCCTCACAgtctaacttttatagagcaaaggccatgtggttgagcctggccacacacaggtagccaatgagattgtaacacacagagaaagctacacagtcatgctaggtcatgCACGAGTGGCCTATTGAGTTACAACTCACCCCATAGTAcctatttgaaccagcctatcaccttggtcagaattggcgcccaaaaggcagggcccacactctttggtagctagggagacagtatgcgcccccactgattggatgtctccacctggtctgacccacccCTTTATTTGAgctttcccagacttgcttttcagtaagtttggggggagggggggacagagtgggggcagggtcagtttaagttttactac
Protein-coding regions in this window:
- the LOC123935859 gene encoding ras-related protein Rab-9A-like, translated to MAGKSLLFKVILLGDGGVGKSSGMNRYVTNKFDTQLFHTIGVEFLNKDLEVDGHFVTMQIWDTAGQERFRSLRTPFYRGSDCCLLTFSVDDSQSFQNLSNWKKEFIYYADVKEPESFPFVILGNKIDISERQVSTEEAQAWCRDNGDYPYFETSAKDATNVAAAFEEAVRRVLATEDRSDHLIQTDMVSLHRKPKPSCLAVDHLERLPV